The following proteins are encoded in a genomic region of Bernardetia sp. MNP-M8:
- a CDS encoding SusD/RagB family nutrient-binding outer membrane lipoprotein has product MIKIIKKYKHTLVAASLATFMFGCNPPEDTNVDPNEPSKASTSFLLTSAEKVLVDNIWDEWANGRRGMQLSQYWASNQYSSESRYAFRTAQTNTLWSLYYAGVITDLNEIIRLNTESPEDYEGFGAPENQIAVAKILRAYMYQVITDTWGAAPYSQAGNPDEFLYPKYDSQEEIYTGIINELNEAIAAINPSGTAVAGDAIYNGDMNKWRLFGNSLKLRVGMRIADVSPSLSQQTVSSAVSAGVFQSSADNALFNYLSAAPNNNPLNQDRKTRADFAMSNVFVNELLELNDPRIAFYGAPTVSSSPSDPLNVQYVGEVYGLTENDAANTADEGISQPSQLVLQPTSPGILMTYAEVQFLLAEGVERGFVSAGSAAEYYNQGITASMNYWSGGSLSDSDIAAYIAQPTVNYSALKASGEEWNVIIGQQKWIALYMQGLEAWAEYRRLDFGILQEPAAGALEGNGEIPTRIPYPLNEQSSNKANYTQAVSSQGADVLNTKLWWDTK; this is encoded by the coding sequence ATGATAAAAATAATAAAAAAATATAAACATACTTTAGTAGCAGCTTCTTTAGCAACTTTTATGTTTGGTTGTAACCCACCAGAAGACACTAATGTAGATCCTAACGAACCTAGTAAAGCATCTACTTCTTTCTTGCTTACATCAGCAGAAAAAGTGTTAGTGGATAATATTTGGGATGAATGGGCAAATGGAAGAAGAGGAATGCAACTTTCTCAGTATTGGGCATCTAATCAATATTCTTCTGAAAGTCGTTATGCATTTCGTACCGCACAAACCAATACCTTATGGTCTCTCTATTATGCAGGTGTAATAACTGATTTAAATGAAATCATTCGTTTGAATACAGAGAGTCCTGAGGACTATGAAGGATTTGGAGCTCCTGAAAATCAAATTGCAGTAGCGAAGATTTTGCGTGCCTATATGTATCAAGTGATTACGGATACATGGGGAGCAGCTCCTTATTCTCAAGCGGGAAATCCTGATGAGTTTTTATATCCAAAATATGATTCGCAAGAAGAAATATATACTGGTATTATAAACGAACTTAATGAAGCAATAGCAGCTATTAATCCAAGTGGTACTGCAGTAGCAGGTGATGCTATATATAATGGTGATATGAATAAGTGGCGTTTATTCGGTAATTCTTTGAAATTAAGAGTAGGAATGAGAATTGCTGATGTATCTCCATCATTATCTCAACAAACAGTTTCGTCAGCAGTATCTGCTGGTGTATTTCAAAGTAGTGCTGATAATGCTTTATTTAATTATCTTTCAGCAGCTCCTAATAATAATCCTTTAAATCAAGATCGTAAAACTCGTGCAGATTTTGCCATGAGTAACGTCTTCGTAAATGAATTATTAGAACTAAATGATCCAAGAATTGCTTTTTATGGTGCACCAACAGTATCAAGCTCTCCTAGTGATCCTCTTAATGTACAATACGTAGGAGAAGTATATGGATTAACAGAGAATGATGCAGCAAATACTGCTGATGAAGGTATTTCACAACCATCTCAGTTAGTTTTACAACCAACATCTCCAGGAATACTTATGACTTATGCAGAAGTACAGTTCTTATTAGCAGAAGGCGTTGAAAGAGGGTTTGTTTCGGCAGGTTCAGCAGCAGAATACTATAACCAAGGTATTACAGCATCTATGAATTATTGGAGTGGTGGTAGCTTATCAGATTCAGATATAGCTGCTTACATTGCTCAGCCAACTGTTAATTACTCAGCATTGAAAGCTAGTGGTGAAGAGTGGAATGTAATCATAGGACAACAAAAGTGGATAGCTCTTTATATGCAGGGGCTAGAGGCATGGGCTGAATATCGTCGTCTTGACTTTGGTATTCTTCAAGAGCCTGCTGCTGGTGCATTAGAAGGAAATGGAGAAATTCCTACTCGCATCCCTTATCCTCTTAATGAGCAATCTTCAAATAAAGCAAATTATACTCAAGCTGTATCTAGTCAAGGAGCAGATGTATTGAATACAAAGTTGTGGTGGGATACTAAATAA
- the rplL gene encoding 50S ribosomal protein L7/L12, which translates to MADLKAIAEQLVGLTVKEANELADILKDEYGIEPAGGGAVMMAAPGATAEEAEEQTEFDVILKAAGGSKLAVVKLVRELTGLGLKEAKELVDTAPKAVKEGASKAEADDMSKRLQEAGAEVEVK; encoded by the coding sequence ATGGCAGATTTGAAAGCAATCGCAGAACAACTTGTTGGTCTTACAGTAAAAGAAGCTAACGAGCTTGCAGACATTTTGAAAGACGAGTATGGCATAGAGCCTGCTGGTGGTGGTGCTGTAATGATGGCAGCTCCTGGTGCTACTGCTGAAGAAGCAGAAGAGCAAACAGAATTTGACGTAATTTTGAAAGCTGCTGGTGGATCTAAATTAGCAGTTGTAAAATTAGTTCGTGAACTTACAGGTCTTGGCTTGAAAGAAGCGAAAGAATTAGTTGATACTGCTCCTAAAGCAGTTAAAGAAGGCGCATCTAAAGCTGAAGCTGATGATATGTCTAAAAGACTTCAAGAAGCTGGTGCTGAAGTAGAAGTTAAGTAA
- the nusG gene encoding transcription termination/antitermination protein NusG translates to MGELKWYILRVVSGKERSVKEYLEKDIVINNLQEYFGQIINPTEKVFQIRKAKDGKTKKVAVERNYLPGYVLVHVDLDSPNSGELIHQLINLPSVIGFLRVDGQPLTDKPLPMRDSEVARILGKVEAADQDEVKDDTQFMVGESIKVMEGPFAGFNGTIEEHQEEKKKLSVIVKIFGRSTPVELNYSQVQKEE, encoded by the coding sequence ATGGGCGAACTCAAATGGTACATTTTGCGTGTTGTTTCTGGAAAAGAACGCAGCGTGAAAGAATATCTTGAAAAAGATATAGTTATCAATAATCTACAAGAATATTTTGGTCAAATCATCAACCCTACTGAAAAAGTATTCCAAATTCGTAAAGCGAAAGATGGAAAAACAAAAAAAGTAGCTGTTGAACGTAATTATTTACCTGGTTATGTCCTTGTACACGTAGATTTAGACTCGCCAAATAGTGGAGAACTTATTCACCAATTGATCAATCTTCCAAGTGTTATTGGATTTTTAAGAGTAGACGGACAACCTCTAACTGATAAGCCTCTTCCAATGAGAGATTCAGAAGTAGCTCGCATCTTAGGAAAAGTAGAAGCTGCAGATCAAGATGAAGTAAAAGATGATACTCAATTTATGGTAGGGGAATCTATTAAAGTAATGGAAGGTCCTTTTGCTGGTTTTAATGGAACTATTGAGGAACATCAAGAAGAAAAGAAAAAACTGAGTGTAATTGTTAAGATTTTCGGAAGAAGTACGCCAGTAGAACTAAACTATTCTCAAGTACAAAAAGAAGAGTAG
- the rplA gene encoding 50S ribosomal protein L1, giving the protein MAKLTKKRKEALAKYDAQAEYVLDKATELVKEINLAKFDASVDIDVRLGVDPRKADQMVRGVVTLPHGTGKQVRVLALVTPDKEAEAKEAGADMVGLDDYIAKIEGGWTDMDVIITMPTVMAKVGRLGRVLGPRGLMPNPKAGTVTMDVAKAVTDVKAGKIDFRVDKTGIIHASIGKSSFTAQQLKENASELLTTLIRLKPATAKGTYMKSVHLSTTMSPSVKIDKSSIKGL; this is encoded by the coding sequence ATGGCAAAATTAACTAAAAAACGTAAGGAAGCTCTTGCAAAATACGATGCACAAGCAGAGTATGTCTTAGACAAAGCAACTGAATTAGTAAAGGAAATTAACCTTGCTAAATTTGATGCTTCTGTTGATATTGATGTACGTCTAGGTGTAGATCCACGTAAAGCAGACCAAATGGTTCGTGGTGTGGTTACTCTTCCTCACGGAACAGGTAAGCAGGTACGTGTACTTGCTCTTGTTACTCCAGACAAAGAAGCCGAAGCCAAAGAAGCAGGTGCTGACATGGTAGGTTTAGACGATTATATCGCTAAAATTGAAGGTGGCTGGACAGATATGGATGTTATTATTACAATGCCAACTGTAATGGCGAAAGTCGGTCGTTTGGGTAGAGTATTAGGTCCTCGTGGGCTTATGCCAAACCCGAAAGCTGGTACTGTTACAATGGACGTAGCTAAAGCTGTTACGGACGTAAAGGCTGGTAAAATTGACTTCCGTGTTGATAAAACGGGTATTATTCATGCAAGTATTGGTAAATCTTCTTTTACAGCGCAACAACTTAAAGAAAATGCAAGTGAATTACTCACTACGCTTATTCGTTTGAAGCCTGCAACTGCAAAAGGTACTTATATGAAAAGTGTCCACCTTTCGACAACAATGAGTCCATCTGTAAAGATTGACAAATCGTCTATCAAAGGTCTATAA
- a CDS encoding SusC/RagA family TonB-linked outer membrane protein yields MKRKLLLSALMSLMLIGSAWAQQTITGTVIDAVQGGLPGATVQVKGTNTGTTTDLEGKYSITVPAGSEILVFRFVGYATQEVEIAGRTSIDVTLAEDSQLETVVVTGFGVSREKQSLGYATQEIKGDDLTQAREMNVVNSLNGKIAGVQITGSNSIGGSSRVVIRGNSSITGENQPLFVVDGVPIDNSNFTTTDQARGGGGIDYGNAAQDINPNDIESVNVLKGAVASALYGSRGQNGVILITTKKGTKRKGIGVTFNSGIQFQNVYILPDYQNKYGAAILTDADGNPVTDENGNTILNYGLDGSWGAPLDGSIMARHWDSFNPEDTENFGKARPLVASPDNVRNFFETGSMFSNSLALSGGSEAATFRLSYTNVDQQGTYPGSEIKRNTLSFNGSSKLSDKLSASVGFNYVNQQGKGRPQTGYGAGIMSMFNQWYQRQLDTERLRNNYIASDGSQITWNRKSANNPAANYFDNPFYTINQNYSEDQRDRIYGNATLTYQILPWLSATGRGLVDTYTDRREERIAIGSVDIPLYREDVRTVTDNNFDFILNANRNLTESLSLVAMLGANRRFRAYNRNFAGTQDGLNVPNYFNIGNSAGTPEVIDFSSEKIVNSIFASASFGYQSTFYLDVTGRNDWSSTLPSGNNSYFYPSVTGSFIFSEKLEADWLTFGKIRAGYGQVGNDTDPYRIATTYEVEQNFGSNGNMTVPNARNNPNLLPEKTNSWEIGTEVSLFKNRVSLDVTYYNSTTEDQIFGVPVSPTTGYTTTVINAGSVSNKGIEAMLNLKVLRLPSGFTWDATINWARNRNKVVELTEGVSTLRLASLFGVFLEAREGEAYGVFVGPTIAKHTDGSYIVGTNGRYVLEPTLGVGPSIMADWTGGINNTFNYKNFMLSVLIDGQMGGSIYSLTNMWGHYSGVLEETAEGSMREDGVIIDAVVQTGVNEDGYPISDGSQNATVVDAVTWGQDYYRASSSLNVFDASYVKLREIQFGYTFPKTLTSKTPFQRASLSFVARNVAILFRNTPHIDPQDGVSAGNVQGFEGGQLPGERSWGFNLSLSF; encoded by the coding sequence ATGAAGAGAAAATTATTACTAAGTGCGCTAATGAGTCTTATGCTGATCGGTTCAGCTTGGGCACAACAAACAATTACTGGTACAGTAATAGACGCCGTTCAAGGTGGTTTACCTGGTGCAACTGTACAGGTAAAAGGAACAAATACAGGTACAACTACCGATTTAGAGGGTAAATACTCTATTACCGTACCTGCTGGAAGTGAAATACTTGTATTTCGTTTTGTAGGATATGCTACACAAGAAGTAGAAATAGCAGGTCGTACAAGTATTGATGTAACACTAGCTGAAGATTCACAATTGGAAACTGTTGTTGTTACTGGATTTGGAGTGTCTAGAGAAAAACAATCTTTAGGTTATGCAACTCAAGAAATAAAAGGAGATGATCTTACTCAAGCTAGAGAAATGAACGTAGTAAACTCTCTGAATGGAAAAATTGCTGGTGTTCAAATCACTGGCTCTAATTCTATTGGTGGTTCTTCTCGTGTTGTTATTAGAGGTAATAGCTCTATCACAGGTGAAAATCAACCTCTATTTGTTGTAGATGGTGTACCTATTGATAATTCAAATTTTACAACTACTGACCAAGCTCGTGGTGGTGGAGGTATTGATTACGGTAATGCTGCTCAAGACATCAATCCAAATGACATTGAATCTGTAAACGTTTTGAAAGGTGCTGTTGCAAGTGCTTTATATGGTTCACGTGGACAAAATGGTGTTATTCTTATCACTACAAAAAAAGGTACAAAACGTAAAGGAATTGGTGTAACTTTTAATAGTGGAATTCAATTTCAAAATGTATATATATTACCAGATTATCAAAACAAATATGGAGCAGCTATATTAACTGATGCAGATGGAAATCCTGTAACAGATGAGAATGGAAATACTATTCTTAATTACGGATTAGATGGTAGTTGGGGTGCGCCTTTAGATGGGTCTATTATGGCTCGTCATTGGGATAGTTTTAATCCTGAAGATACAGAGAACTTTGGTAAGGCACGCCCTTTAGTAGCGAGTCCTGATAATGTGAGAAACTTTTTTGAAACAGGAAGTATGTTTAGTAACAGTTTAGCTCTTTCTGGAGGTAGTGAAGCAGCTACTTTTAGATTGTCTTATACAAATGTGGATCAGCAAGGAACTTATCCTGGTTCAGAAATTAAACGTAATACACTTAGCTTCAATGGTAGCTCAAAACTATCTGATAAGTTGAGTGCTAGTGTAGGTTTCAACTATGTAAATCAACAAGGAAAAGGACGTCCTCAAACGGGATATGGTGCAGGTATTATGTCTATGTTTAATCAGTGGTATCAACGTCAATTAGATACCGAACGTTTACGTAACAACTATATAGCTAGTGATGGTTCTCAAATTACTTGGAATAGAAAGAGTGCAAATAATCCTGCTGCTAATTATTTTGATAATCCATTTTATACAATAAATCAAAACTATTCAGAAGACCAAAGAGATAGAATTTATGGTAATGCTACCCTAACTTATCAGATTTTGCCTTGGTTAAGTGCTACTGGGCGTGGCTTGGTTGATACATATACTGACCGTAGAGAAGAAAGAATAGCAATAGGTTCTGTAGATATTCCTCTTTACAGAGAAGATGTACGTACGGTTACAGATAATAACTTTGATTTCATTCTTAATGCTAATCGTAACTTAACAGAATCATTGAGTTTAGTTGCTATGCTTGGAGCTAATAGACGTTTCAGAGCTTATAATCGTAATTTTGCAGGTACACAAGATGGTTTGAATGTTCCTAATTATTTCAATATAGGTAACTCTGCAGGTACTCCAGAGGTTATAGATTTCAGTAGTGAAAAAATAGTAAACTCTATTTTTGCTAGTGCTTCATTTGGTTATCAATCTACTTTCTACTTAGATGTTACAGGTAGAAATGACTGGTCTTCGACTCTTCCAAGTGGCAATAACTCTTATTTCTATCCTTCGGTTACAGGTAGTTTTATTTTCTCTGAAAAACTTGAAGCTGACTGGCTTACTTTCGGAAAAATTCGTGCTGGTTATGGTCAAGTAGGTAATGATACCGATCCATATCGTATTGCAACGACTTATGAAGTAGAACAAAACTTTGGTAGTAATGGTAACATGACGGTTCCTAACGCAAGAAATAATCCTAACTTGCTTCCAGAGAAAACTAATTCTTGGGAAATTGGAACAGAAGTTAGTCTTTTCAAAAACAGAGTTAGTCTTGACGTAACTTACTACAACTCTACAACAGAAGACCAAATCTTTGGAGTTCCTGTTTCTCCAACTACTGGTTATACTACTACTGTTATTAATGCTGGTTCTGTATCAAATAAAGGTATAGAAGCAATGTTAAACTTAAAAGTATTGCGTCTTCCTTCTGGTTTTACTTGGGATGCAACTATTAACTGGGCGAGAAATAGAAATAAAGTTGTTGAATTAACTGAAGGAGTAAGTACACTTCGTTTGGCTAGTCTTTTTGGAGTATTCTTAGAAGCTCGTGAGGGAGAAGCTTATGGAGTATTTGTAGGTCCTACAATAGCAAAGCATACAGATGGTAGCTATATTGTAGGTACAAACGGACGTTATGTTTTAGAACCTACTTTAGGTGTAGGTCCTTCAATTATGGCTGATTGGACAGGTGGTATCAATAATACTTTCAACTATAAAAACTTTATGTTAAGTGTATTAATTGATGGACAAATGGGTGGTAGTATATATTCTTTAACTAATATGTGGGGACATTATAGTGGCGTTTTGGAAGAAACAGCAGAAGGCTCTATGCGTGAAGATGGTGTCATTATTGATGCTGTAGTTCAAACAGGAGTTAATGAGGATGGATATCCTATTTCTGATGGTAGCCAAAATGCAACAGTAGTTGATGCAGTTACTTGGGGACAAGATTATTATCGTGCAAGTTCTTCTCTAAATGTTTTTGATGCTAGTTACGTCAAACTTCGTGAGATTCAATTTGGTTATACTTTTCCTAAAACATTAACTAGCAAAACTCCATTCCAGAGAGCTTCTTTATCATTCGTTGCTAGAAATGTAGCCATTTTATTCCGTAATACACCACATATTGATCCTCAAGATGGTGTAAGTGCAGGTAATGTTCAAGGTTTTGAAGGTGGACAGCTTCCAGGCGAACGTAGTTGGGGATTCAACTTAAGTCTTTCTTTCTAA
- a CDS encoding SusD/RagB family nutrient-binding outer membrane lipoprotein — translation MITNKLIAIVMAFMVTLSFSSCEDWIDVNENPNSPTKVPTKSLVPAAQVRFTTLVGGSMNRRGMFWTQAIAPSYSQYFKEDRYQFLPTDGDAIWGDFYEGALIDIETVIKNGEAEERPNYVAMGKILKAHVFSVITDSWGDIPFSDAVKGGEVLAPTYDAQETIYPAIIALLDEGLSGLQEGGETFGSSDLYYGGDIELWRKYANSLKLRLYMRMTEVNEATAKQGLSAIINSPMISSNEESLKLDYSSSPTNENPLWGWHASGSRRGDFSASTTIVNLLNSLNDPRLTAYFQPNTEDGFTEIKGTPNGNDVLYPDGYSIMNSKLIDDPTAPVYLLTYAEVEFLKAEAAQRFGIGTDAQAHYENGVRAAFAQYDVSGSDDYLSSSANFASASDKLTAIYQQKYLALFNQGVELWAEWRRTGYPNITPVSNGFIGGIPLRYPYPQSELDRNPTNVPNIADVLTPVWWDK, via the coding sequence ATGATAACAAATAAATTAATTGCCATAGTAATGGCATTCATGGTAACACTATCATTTTCTTCTTGTGAAGATTGGATAGATGTAAACGAAAATCCGAATTCGCCAACAAAAGTTCCAACGAAAAGTCTAGTTCCTGCTGCACAAGTAAGGTTTACTACACTGGTAGGAGGTTCTATGAATAGACGTGGTATGTTTTGGACTCAAGCAATTGCGCCTAGCTACAGTCAGTATTTCAAAGAAGATCGCTATCAATTTTTGCCTACTGATGGAGATGCAATATGGGGTGACTTCTATGAAGGTGCTTTAATAGACATAGAAACTGTCATAAAAAATGGAGAAGCTGAAGAACGTCCTAATTATGTAGCTATGGGTAAAATCCTTAAAGCTCATGTATTTAGTGTAATCACAGATTCTTGGGGAGATATTCCTTTTTCAGATGCTGTAAAAGGAGGAGAAGTATTAGCTCCTACTTATGATGCTCAAGAAACTATTTATCCAGCAATTATCGCATTATTAGATGAAGGTCTTTCAGGTTTGCAAGAAGGTGGAGAAACATTTGGAAGCTCAGATTTGTATTATGGAGGAGATATTGAACTATGGAGAAAATATGCCAATAGTTTAAAACTTCGTTTATATATGAGAATGACTGAGGTGAATGAAGCAACTGCCAAACAAGGATTAAGTGCTATAATTAATAGTCCAATGATTTCATCAAATGAGGAAAGTCTAAAATTAGATTATAGCTCTAGTCCTACTAACGAAAATCCTCTTTGGGGATGGCATGCAAGTGGTTCAAGAAGAGGTGATTTTTCAGCAAGTACCACTATAGTAAATTTACTTAATTCTCTCAATGACCCAAGGTTAACCGCTTATTTTCAGCCTAACACAGAAGATGGGTTTACTGAAATAAAAGGAACTCCTAATGGAAATGATGTATTGTACCCTGATGGCTATTCTATTATGAATTCTAAATTAATAGACGATCCAACAGCTCCAGTATATTTATTAACTTATGCAGAAGTTGAGTTTTTGAAAGCAGAAGCTGCACAACGTTTTGGTATAGGTACAGATGCTCAAGCTCATTATGAAAATGGTGTAAGAGCTGCTTTTGCACAATATGATGTAAGTGGCTCAGATGATTATTTGAGTAGTTCTGCTAATTTTGCAAGTGCAAGCGATAAACTTACAGCTATTTATCAACAAAAATATCTAGCTTTATTTAATCAAGGAGTAGAACTTTGGGCAGAATGGAGAAGGACTGGATATCCAAATATTACTCCTGTATCAAATGGTTTTATAGGAGGTATTCCTTTACGTTATCCTTATCCACAGTCTGAACTAGATAGAAACCCTACCAATGTTCCTAACATAGCAGATGTATTAACTCCTGTATGGTGGGACAAATAG
- the secE gene encoding preprotein translocase subunit SecE yields MKKVIEFLQESRDEMTEHVTWSSFKSLQQTSVVVLVASLIFALIVFAMDQAFQFGLGEIYNSFQ; encoded by the coding sequence ATGAAAAAAGTAATCGAATTTTTGCAAGAATCTCGTGATGAGATGACCGAACATGTAACTTGGTCTTCATTCAAAAGTCTTCAACAGACTTCTGTAGTTGTACTTGTTGCATCACTTATCTTTGCACTTATCGTTTTTGCAATGGATCAAGCCTTCCAATTTGGTTTAGGTGAGATTTATAACTCATTCCAATAA
- the rplK gene encoding 50S ribosomal protein L11: MAKEISAKLKVIVKGGQANPAPPVGPALGAKGVNIMEFCKRFNALTQDRMGQTLPVEITVFGDRSFDFIIKTPPAAALLIEASKVKKGSGVPNREKVGKVTWDQIQTIAETKMPDLNAFTVHSAMKMVAGTARSMGLNVTGKAPWETAE; this comes from the coding sequence ATGGCAAAGGAAATAAGTGCTAAACTTAAAGTCATAGTAAAAGGTGGTCAAGCTAATCCTGCTCCTCCAGTAGGTCCTGCTCTTGGTGCAAAAGGTGTCAATATTATGGAATTTTGTAAGCGTTTCAATGCGCTGACTCAAGACCGTATGGGACAAACTTTGCCAGTAGAGATTACAGTTTTTGGCGATCGTTCTTTTGACTTTATCATCAAAACTCCTCCTGCTGCGGCTCTCTTAATTGAGGCTTCAAAAGTGAAAAAAGGATCAGGCGTTCCAAATCGTGAAAAAGTAGGTAAAGTAACTTGGGATCAAATCCAGACTATTGCCGAAACGAAAATGCCAGACTTAAATGCCTTTACTGTACATTCTGCTATGAAAATGGTAGCTGGTACGGCTAGAAGCATGGGTCTGAACGTTACTGGAAAAGCTCCTTGGGAAACTGCTGAATAA
- a CDS encoding lysoplasmalogenase produces the protein MKYFESKHTWLLYILAFFTVLNLYANYKYDFVLELASKPFLIPILGIYFYLNTKEVNKSFKKSLINFIMIALFLAWLGDVLLLFQSYNPLFFMLGLGSFLVSHILYILTFKKSLQNKELGATKTLLIRAIPFVGTAILMLTFLYKWLDTVMLVAVPLYVLVIVTMAFMAMERTGKVLKASAEYVFFGAFLFMVSDSLLAIDIFVKNFTIPYAPVFVMFTYVAAQTLIVYGMMIQIKSSLN, from the coding sequence ATGAAATACTTTGAATCGAAACACACTTGGCTGCTTTATATATTGGCTTTTTTCACAGTCTTAAATTTGTATGCTAATTATAAATATGATTTTGTATTAGAATTAGCGTCTAAACCATTTCTTATTCCTATTTTAGGAATTTATTTTTATCTCAATACTAAAGAAGTAAATAAATCTTTTAAGAAAAGCCTTATCAATTTTATTATGATAGCACTTTTTTTGGCTTGGTTAGGTGATGTTTTGTTGCTCTTTCAATCCTACAATCCATTATTTTTTATGCTTGGTTTGGGCAGTTTTTTGGTTTCTCACATCTTGTATATTCTTACTTTCAAAAAATCATTGCAAAATAAAGAATTAGGTGCAACCAAAACATTACTTATTCGTGCTATTCCTTTTGTTGGAACAGCTATTTTGATGCTTACATTTTTATACAAGTGGTTAGATACTGTTATGTTGGTGGCTGTTCCTCTATATGTTTTAGTTATTGTAACGATGGCTTTTATGGCAATGGAACGTACAGGAAAGGTTTTGAAAGCAAGTGCTGAATATGTTTTTTTCGGTGCATTTTTATTTATGGTTTCAGATTCGTTACTTGCAATAGATATTTTTGTCAAAAACTTTACTATTCCTTATGCACCTGTTTTTGTAATGTTTACTTATGTGGCAGCAC
- the rplJ gene encoding 50S ribosomal protein L10, translated as MNRDQKTQVVKDLVEKFSNSANFYVTDSSGMSVAQTNALRRACFEKGIEYRVAKNTLIRKALEQIEGDFEPLVEKGALRGFSAIMFSPETAKLPAQIIKDFRKKNKSDKPKFKAASVETALFIGENQLEMLSEIKSKDEVLGEVIMLLQSPARRLTSAVISGGGRIAAMVKGIAEKGE; from the coding sequence ATGAATCGTGATCAAAAAACACAAGTAGTTAAGGATTTGGTGGAGAAGTTTTCTAATTCAGCGAATTTCTATGTAACTGATTCTTCTGGAATGAGTGTTGCTCAAACAAATGCACTTCGCCGTGCTTGTTTTGAGAAAGGCATAGAATACCGTGTAGCTAAAAATACACTTATTCGTAAAGCATTAGAGCAAATTGAAGGAGACTTCGAACCATTAGTAGAAAAAGGAGCTTTAAGAGGCTTCTCTGCTATTATGTTCTCTCCTGAAACTGCAAAACTTCCAGCGCAAATCATTAAAGATTTCCGTAAAAAGAACAAATCAGATAAGCCTAAATTCAAAGCTGCATCAGTAGAAACAGCACTTTTCATTGGTGAAAACCAACTAGAAATGTTAAGTGAAATCAAATCTAAAGATGAAGTATTGGGCGAAGTTATTATGCTTCTTCAATCTCCTGCTCGTCGTCTTACTTCTGCTGTTATCAGTGGTGGTGGTCGTATTGCAGCGATGGTTAAAGGAATTGCTGAAAAAGGCGAGTAA